GTTAGTGAAATATTTAGTTTGGGACTAATATTATACAAGGGACTTGCGTGTTTCCTTACAGCTCCACCACAGAAATCCGATTCGCGGCTCACGAATCGCGAAATAATAACAAGTAGATAAATATAACAATTCATTCTGTTGGCATTGTCAACTTGTCTGAGGGGAAATCGAACTTTTGTACATACCGGGCCGCCGCGCTGGTTGCGATTTCCCATGCCACCGCCGCCGCGGGGCAGGTCGAGGAGCGACGGGGGGTTCTGGTTCCTGAACAGGTTGTTCAGCAGATTGTTGGCCAGGTTGATGGCCTGCGCGTTCATCTGGCCGCCGCCCTGGCGCATGTTGTTGCCGAACTGCCCGCCGCCGGGATTCTGGGACTCCCAGGGCGACATGTTCATGCCGCCCATGCGGTTGGCGCCCATGGGTCCGCcgtagttgttgttgccgcctcCGAAGTTGCGGTTGCGGTTCTGGTTGCCCCGGAATGCCATGTTGCCGTTGACCTTTGGGTTGATCCCTAAACGATTCTGTGGAGCTCCGTTGACCTTTACGCTGCAAAGATTTGGGAAAGCAATTAGAGGCAGGTCTTTAAGTAAAACTTTTTGTTATACAGGAGAGAAGTTGGCCTAAAAATTATACTTTTCCAGGTACATACTCGAGTATACAAGGAagaacttttatatttttaataaaaattcagcTATTTACTAATATCTTTGACATGGAACATTGAAAATAtggcataaaataaaaaagtaatgtagattattataattatagtCTCTACTCTAACACAAATATTACAATAGTTCCTTGGAAAAGTACAACTTTAGAGAGCGATATGGGGGTTCGGCTCTGGGAACAGGAGATACATAAAGATGTGGCGTTTTCAGGGTTGAAGTGCAGCATACCTGACCATAATTTTGATGGGTTTGGTTTGGTGGGTGAGTTTTGGGAGGTGTAAGGTGGGATTGTATGCAAGCGAGCAATTACTTAAGCAAGCTGAAAGTAAAACGGCACAAACAAGAACGAAACAAGTGTTGAGAGGCGGGCGATTAGATTATGTGTTTGGTTAGTAAGCCTGACCTCTGTTTTTCAGCGGGTAGTTACTGAACCCCCAGAAAGTGCGACCCGCGTGCGTATACACACCAGGCCGGAAAACTGATAATGAAAGCAAAGAAATGGGGACTCTTTTGGCGCTGCGGTCAGCAGTTTGCATTGATAACTGCCAGGACTGGTTTGGGCGGCACTGCCACCGCAGAGCCCTGCTGTTGGCCAAAAAGAAGGTGAAACGAAGGTAAAACCCGGGTAGTAAGTTCCCAGCGTGAAAAAAGATGGCGGCCCAGACGGTGCGTGTGTATATGTAGTTGATTCACCGAGAAAGCCGGCCGGCCATGcgggtgcgagcgagagggcgaTAGAGCCAAGTACAGAAAATTCGAAGGGAAACCCATTTCCCAGCCATGAAAACATGTTTTCGCACTAGGATACGACACTAAATGCATTGCCTGAACCCCTATGCCTATGTAAATGAGCCCCAATCAAGTATATCACCATAAAAACACACTCGGAGAACTCGTAAAACAGCTATTGCCTGATTATCTCATTACTTGGCCGCAAACACACGCAGGGCGCCCCCGGAAAATCAATAATTACTATTTTCAGATGCCCAGGCAAGCGGAAAAAAGTACCAGATACACACAGAATTTTTGTCAGCCTGTCACCAACACCAGCAAAGCGGAGCACTGGGACTACGCAAATGGCGAAGTTGTTCAGAAACTTACGTGTTGCAAGCGATTTGTCAATCCTGGGCTATTGCACTGTGGTTTTCCTGGCTCAGCAAGATGGCGCTGCGTGGAAATAGGTGAAAATAGTCCGCACCTGAATACGCCACACCGATCCGAACGACGAAAAAAATCGAGTGATGAAAAACTGATGTCGCACTAGAGGTGGCAACCATCGAAAATATCGATGTTGACATCATTCGACGTAAGATAACGTGAGGGAACGTAAGCAAACGCAGGCACACGTAGTGTCAGTAAAAAGGGAGATAGCTACAACGTAAGGGTCACTGTAGACTTTAACAGCGCTGTTAAGATTTTGATGCATCCTAGCAGCgctgttaaaatttaaaatgtgtcatCGAATATTCGATTGGGCTTGCATCTCTGTTCTCTTTTACTAAAAGTATCAGTTGCTTACGTTTACGTTACGTTTTTCCCTAAACGCAAATATACTTTGAGTACCAAAGAGATATACCAAATACCCTGAAATATCAGGAGGATGCCTCTGCTATGTAGGCTGAACCCCCTTCCCATAGAGTCGCTTGGGATTTTTAAAATCCACCACCTACCATCTAATAACATTTTagcaaacaaattataataacttatttaaatttattttaaattaacatctctattctatattttaaaagttctttaattttatctgCAGAGAACACCGTTTGTTTGCCACCAGTTAGCATTTTACagattgtaaaataaaattcgttgAATTATATCGTTTATTGTTCATACAAAAAGTTTCACCGCCTTTATTCGTAGTGGACATTTCAGAACGACGAAACCTAATGGACCATCAGTTGATGGTGGATAGATCTCTGTGGAAGGACGCCTTTAAATTTACCAAAAGTATACCGAATGGTCTCCTGAAATGTTATGAGGGTGTCTCTGATATATCAGGCTTATTGCAGCGGGGGTGGTATATTTGCTGCATCGGTAGGGTGCATTCGATGAGATCGAGAAAAACGTTCGGTAATGGAAAAATTGTAATCCTTGTCGAGGCAGTGCTACCATTTTGACCTTTGTGCGGACAGATCTGTCTTTTTTTAACTGCCTCAGCCGAAAAAAGGGAAACATCCAGTGCCCGTTTTAagattaatttattgttttgcttAGTCGATAGTATTTGTTTGAAAGTTTCAATAGCTTTCGCTTTTTATGTTTGTCTGGCTGCAAAAAGTAATAAcagattataataaatatgagCTTTTTAAACCTTTGAGAGATATCCCAAAATGTATTGTATAATGTAATGTATAAACCTGAAGAATAGTGTTAATCCTTGAAATAATCGAAAAGAGGACATCCTGCCCGGCGGGTCCCCGGTATTACCGGTACAAGTCCCTTTTGGCCCCGGGTCCAACTCCCCCAAGGTGCATGCATGCATCTTTGGAATCAGAACTGCTCTGCAGATGGCACTGAGAAGATGACGAAGCACCAGAAGAAAGTCTTTGAGTACCAGCAGATTTGTCTGTTCTAAATTTCTCAAATTTCGCGGCTTAGTAGAAGACAGTTGTGAATTTTGGAAATGTCGGTCACACTTCAAAGAATACGATCTTTGAGTCCTAGAACTAGAATTTAGAGCCTACAAGAATACGGTCCGACAAGGATTATACAAAAATCCTCGCCATTATCCAGGATCTGGCAAAGCTACCTTTACTAAGGGATATCACGATGGCTCAAGACGCTCACGTAACATACCAGATCTCGGGCCGTTCTTTCGTTATACCTTCCGGACTTTACAAGCCGGAGAAGATCctatctttatttaatatcacAACACGTATTGGTACAAAACTATAACTGTGTGTCACAAGTAGCTGAAAACATATAATGAGTTAgttcttaaatattataaataaattaaatttaaaattttgattttgaaaaatttaataaaaacattttaaatgacttttttgaaaaaatgggtggggtaaattttttgaaaaaataaaaaagatactTAATAACTTTCAAATACGACTTGTTAAACATCttgcttttattttgtatagtTTTGTTCGAATGTTCAGACTCAAAAGTCCTACGGTTGTCTGAGAATATAACATTAAGAAAATCATGAAAAGAGACTGTTTAGAAGTACCCCAGCCTTTGAGCGTGGACATCCTTCAAGTTCCGATAATGGTTTCGATGAAGTGCATTGTGGCGGGATAGGTAAAATTTAGAGTAGTGTGTTTCAGGTGGACCAgtacatattttttagtaGTTGATCAACAACTTGCAGGAGGAGGAACTTATCCGGCTCTTGCCGTATTCCCTTAAGTCATTTCATGAATGGCAAATAACTCAATACGGCAGCAAGGCAGACTTTAAGACTTCTACTTTCTAAATGTCTTCAACAGTTTTCTTCCCCGTGTCATTTGCAGAGCAGTTCTGATTCCCAATATAATATATACGTTTGGTTTCAAAAACAACAGAAACTTTTGAGTTTAAACACCAAGTCCATTATTTTGAATGACATCATtcgattttattgaatttgcaTAAAACTGGCGCAGATCCTGCTACTCTGCACCCTTTGCAATGCAATTGCATCGTTTGATTTACATACAAAGGGATTAAACATATTAATTGTAAACGTTATAATAGGCAATAATCATATGAACTAGCAAtagttgtgtttgtgtttaGCATTATTATTACTGCTGGCTCTTGTGTACAGGTAATTAATTAAGTACCACAGCGTAAAGAAGGCTCAACAAATATATGTCTAGCATATTTTTCTTTCGCCCTTTCACATTTCtcttttatttcctttttttggtttgttttgtgTCTTTGTTTGAAGTGCATGGGCGCCACTAAATGGCCTAAGGGGGTTCGTAGGGGTGTGGAAGGGATCTACAAAGGGTGATATATCCATACACATTTCACATacatatacaaatataatCGATTGGGGGTGCAGGCGAGAAAGCATCCGCCTTTCACCTTTCAACACACATAGTTAACGTCATTATGCTACAGTTGCCGGGTCTGTGGACTAAGTTGCGCTATTTAACATAGAAACTAGAGAAAACACTAACCCACAACTCGGGGAGTTCACGAAATCGCTCGACAGTTTAGCACAAGTTCTTGAGGTTTTTGTAAACGGTGCGGCGTCCTTTTCCATATATCTACGTGGTTTTGATATTGTCAGGGCGCTGCATCGTTTACAACTAGCgtaaggtgtctaaaagtatgcaatacaTTTTGCTTCCAAACGACAACTAAAGTCTGGGGTAATACAGCACTTAAATTGCCAGCAATCTGACATTAAAGCATAGGGATTTCGGCCCTAAATTTAAACGGTTTGTGTATAAAGGTAAATTTGTACATTCTTATTACTTCGATTAAGACAGAAGTAGAACTGGACTAATACATTTAAAGGCATACTTTCAAACTTTCAGTGATTTCGCAAACCCTCCGAAATAAGTTCGCATCgattttgtttggttttgtgTGCCGGTACTAAGGGAATTGAGGGTTTTGGGAACAGGTAAGATTCGAGCTTCCTAGCCACCCACAACATATTTACATGGCAGCCACTTGAAAGCCACCCGGCGCACCTAGTAGAAGAATAGCAGCCGTTCCTGGGCGGAGGCGGAGAGCAGGCGCCACGATCGCTTGATGCTCACATACTGGATTAAAGCGCGTATGCTGATCAGAAAGCCAAAGGCGCAGATCAGCCACCACAGCCAGGAGTTCTCGTGCGAGGCCAGGTCCGTCGAGTGCTTTACGATCAGCGTCCATTTGGCCAGGGACAATCCGAATCCCGACAGGGCACCGTATCGGGCGGCAATCGTGTGACAGAAGCACGTGAGCATCAGGAAGCCGATCCAGTTGAACAAAAACGCCACAATGAATGCCGTGATGAACATGATGTCCGTCCCGAGCAAGTTGTCCGTGGTCGACAAGCTGTTTTCCGGGTCGCTGGCATCGATGGCGATAAAAGTGAGTGCCGGTTGAGCGGATCGCACTGCGGCGGCTCCGTCGCGCAGCGGGTTGGGCGGCAGCAGCGGATTCGGCGGCGGGGGAAGCTGCTGCGAGGAGGGCAAAGTCAAAAAGGCGGGCGGCAGCTCTCCGTTCAGGGACTTCTCCATCTGCACCTCCTCGTAGGTGGGCAGCTTCCCGTGTATCTCGGGCGGCAATTGTGCATTCATCAGGTCCGCCTGGCCCGGCAGCTGCACCTGCATCTGCATCGGAATCTGCATCTGGCCGGGCTCGGCGGTGGCCAAGGTCAGCGTGGACATCTGAGCCGGCAGGGCCACCTGCTGGCCATGGCCCGCGTTCGCCTCGTACGGCGGTGGAGCACTGAAGTCTGCCTTGGGCGGTCCCAACTGATCGTCCCCGGGCGAAGGCTGGTTGTTATGCGGCATGACTGGAAATTGAGACGTACGGATTAGTTTATGAAGGCTTATAAAGgggttttaaaaattaaataatgcttttttGACACCTTAATGATAAATTGAAATctaaattgaaatgttttataGAGGCATATATCtggaaacaaattaaagtagCCATCTCTTTCTTGAAGTAAGTTGTAATTTAATGtgtgaaatattaataaatgagttaaaatTGCATGTTCCTTTTCTTCTTTTCatcatatatttaaataataaagtaacTTACAGCCTTAAACTAGCAGCAGTCCATTCAAACCAATCGATTTTTTCATGCGTCTCCGAAATAAAATGTCAAACTTTGTGGAACTCTTTTACAAATGAATTTCTAAAGAATTTAACAGAATCAAATTAggtaaaatgttaaatttactaaaaactCCTTGAGTAATTGACTTATTAATTTTGCTTATAACCAAATTGAAAGCACTGCTCATTGTTTAGTTCTCGCTTTTATTAACGTTAATAGTTCACGCGGCGTTAAATAAAATTAGgtgtataataaataaatgggcGGCTAGCTGCCAAAATTGCATTGCATTACATCTAGATTTCTTTTTCTCACTCTGAGCAATTAGTTTTCGTTCGTTAATACTTGATCTAAATTTTTAGAGGCACGTCAGTGGGCACTTAAAACTACAGCATTCGCCATCCTCATTAGATGGTGTCAAGAATAGTTTTCTTGTGCAGTTAAAATAAACAGTTGGACATGTTAGAcattcaaaaacaaattagCAGCCCGCGGCTTATTAAAAGGCGCAAGTGTTAGTTGCAGAGCCTGGGGCGATTGGAGGCCGTCGCCTGGAGGTGGGCCTCCTCCAGCGTTAGGATGCGGCAGGGGCCAAAGGGGCGTCTCACTGGGCGCAGGGGTCGCAGGCCATCCACCTCGTCCATTCCCTCGTTCTGGCAACCCCCGTCGGTcgttgtggttgtggtgctgtCGTGCAGCTTCTGTTTCTGCAGCTTCTCGTGCCGCAGGTACAAGACCACACAGCACATGGCCATGAAGAGCAGGGCCAGCGTGGCTCCGCTCACAATGCTGGCCTTCTCCAGCATCACGCGGTTCCTGGTCGGCAGGTAGGAGCCATCTATCTCCTTGTACTCGCATCGCGGTCCCATGAAGCCCAGGGCGCACTCGCAGTTGTACAGGATTTCGTTGTGGATCTCCACCGTGAAGCAGGTGGCATCGTTCAGGCAATACCAGGCGGCGTATGTGGGCGGACAGGCGAAGATCGGAAAGGTGACATTCGGCCTCGGCGTTGTGGACAGCTCCACATTGTCCGGCGGCAGGATCGGAGCAGCTGTTGGCCGCGGCTTGGCTATGGCACGCGATGAGCAGGCGGCGGTAAGCGGCAAACAAGCGCCGATTAAAGCGATGGCAAGCGGCAGATCCTGGACTCGCATCTTGATCTTAACTCATGGCAGCTTTACTTGGGAATGTGGCAATGCGTGTGAGGTGTTTTCTTGTAATGTGGAATTCTTGGCTTTGGCTGGCAGGCGGCTGGctgcaaaacaaaaacgaagTGCAATTAAAATCAACTCAAAAATGTAGGCTCGTATTCGGGTTGGTTTGTGTGGGTTAATTGCCTGCCTAGCACCGCCAGCCGCCTTCTTCTCACAATTACAACCTATGCTCCTCCACCTAAGTGAGAACGAGAAACAGAAAATcgaatttcataaatttttaacaaaaaaatggcATCGTTTATTTACCTGGCCGGAATCGCGAGCGGAACCCAAGCGGCTGTTGTATTTGCACAGTTTGCATTCATTATCGAGTACTTCGTTCTGGTTACACTTTCACTTAACATAACGTTCACTTCAGGCACTTCAATGTATACAAACTTCATGTACTTCGATTTAGAAAGATAAATGGCTTAACCTTAAGGTGCTAACGAGAAAATGCCTGGTTACGCACGAGTTGTATGAGTGTATTTATTAACCATTGAAAATAATGTTTACAAATCAACCGAAGAAAAGTATATCATATTTCAGCCTCTTCAATCGAATGTAATTGATCCCCACATCTGGTTATTTACCAAATAAACAGTCAGATTGCGTTCTGTTTAAATCGTCAAAATGGATTTCGGTTTTTGCTGAAACAAAACCATTCCATTGTTTATCTGTAAATTTAAGAGCCACCATTTGAGTGGGCACGCaaataaacaactttgttTCCGACTTTTGGCCATCAGCAAGCCCATAACATTAGTGCCCTAGTGGGAATCATTatctataattaaaatttcacagaCTTTGAAGAGCATCAGCAGAACTTGTTCCTAATCAAACGGATTGGATTAAAATTAGTTACTCCTTGCTAAAGATGCTAACTAAACTGTCTGTCACAGTGCGCTATGAAAATTAAGTCAATGGAATTTAACCATTTAATATGAACGTAACACCACAAAAAGGTCGCAATTGAATATAAGTTAaggataacaaaataaaaatgacatCACTATCTTAAACAATTAAGGCAACGCCAACATTTGTAAGCCAAGTAAGCAGATACCATTTGCTTACAGAGCCTTACAGGTCTTTCCGTTTATTTCGCAAAGCGTTGACTCTCCCACTTATGTAcgtccaaaaataaaaaaaccatGCGTGCCAGTGAAAGTTGACGGTTGAAGTGACGGGAGAAGAGTGAGAGTGCGAGTGAGACAGCCCAGTGGACACAAGATATGGCTATAATTAAGTTGACCTTTCGGCCAATTGAAATGTAAATTCAGCGGTAGAAGCAGAAATAGTTAGAGGCAATCAAGAACTGCGTGAGCGGGCCTAAGATGCGCCTACTTCCAGCTGGTGTATGCCCATGtaattcctttatttttattagtgtaTGTGGGTGAGCCGGACGTAAGCTTGAATAATGAGCTAATAGACGCCAACGAGCTGAACGAGCACCTGGGGGCTTATCAACAATTGACCTCAAACAAAAGGGTCCACCGGAAAAAATATCTATGATAGTAGATTTCATAATTCGATACTGTCAATATGATCTGCACTCACatcaatttaaaatagtaaaatgatgaaaattttatttttttagtttggaacagaataaaatattcaatttaaaacaatttaaatggtttatttACGTATTTCCCTTTTTCTGTGTGATGATTAGTGCCAAAGCTTCagtaaaacaaacaacaaaggtGGAGCGGTCTTGATAAGGTGACAAATACCATCCACCAGTGTGGAACGCAGGTGGATGCTAGGCGGTAATTACAGTTACCTGCGGATGAGTCAGGTGTGCGGACATttgaaaaattgcaaaatttcACGAAACCTGGGAGATGGTTTAGCGTACAGTCGTACTTCAGGAGTCTAATCACCTTTTGAAAGTGGGAATCAAAACctttaagaaaaataagaattcCATTTCAACGCTAAGAAAAAAGTCGAAACTTTCAAAAACGAATTAAATGATTTCTAAGTATTAAATTGTATACAAAAAGTAATAGTTGAAAATATTACCCATCGACTTTAAAtagtaatttttaaagatatacTCTGATCTCTGGTTTCCTAGTTTccactttttcacttttcttaataaatatttttttcgaaattggtTGACCAGTaagatttgatttttattttccagacTCAAAACTCTTCTAATACTCTAACCAAAATAATTTCTGTCCGCTTAGTCTACTCAACATGTACTATAAAATCAGCAAAGATCGTGGTCATGGTCACGCACACTCTTAATTTACATGAATTCCGTTTCGAGCTTGATTAAGTTCTAAAAAGAAATTAGAACTGTGCCAGAATTTTAGATTTCAGTGGGCAAAGTAGTTTGTTTAGatcatttctttttaattccTATGTACACATACAGATTGAAAGCGcataaaagcaaaataattCTAAAGGTGCAAGCTAGCTTCAGATAGATACGAAGATACTTGCTATTAAATCAGCATCCaagggttttaaaaataatcttgATGAATagcttatataaaaaatactgaaGATCAATCATCTGGGTAACTCCTACTATCTTGTAGACACCGAACGTTCAATACGAAGTCCTACTGTAACGTGAGCAAGAGAAAGGAGGGGAAGGAGGGAGTAGGGAGAATCGAGAGGGAGAAAGCAACAGGGCCGTGACAAAAGGCGTTGGGAATTAGCGAATCGCTGTGGAAAAGTAACAACGCAGTTTGGGCCAGGTTTTGGATTTCAGCCGGAGTTCGttccgtttcgtttcgttGATAAGAAATTTGAGCGCGTGGACAGCTGCCGAGCAGCAGGTGTGCAAGAGCGAGAGGGGAGGCGGGAGGTGTACCTCTGGTCTAGAGTGCGAGGCAAACCAGTTAAACGGGGCCGGGAGCAGGGGAGA
This window of the Drosophila biarmipes strain raj3 chromosome 3L, RU_DBia_V1.1, whole genome shotgun sequence genome carries:
- the LOC108028440 gene encoding zinc finger protein on ecdysone puffs isoform X5 gives rise to the protein MVSVKVNGAPQNRLGINPKVNGNMAFRGNQNRNRNFGGGNNNYGGPMGANRMGGMNMSPWESQNPGGGQFGNNMRQGGGQMNAQAINLANNLLNNLFRNQNPPSLLDLPRGGGGMGNRNQRGGPPHQGVAVR
- the LOC108028600 gene encoding NEDD4 family-interacting protein 1-like, with protein sequence MPHNNQPSPGDDQLGPPKADFSAPPPYEANAGHGQQVALPAQMSTLTLATAEPGQMQIPMQMQVQLPGQADLMNAQLPPEIHGKLPTYEEVQMEKSLNGELPPAFLTLPSSQQLPPPPNPLLPPNPLRDGAAAVRSAQPALTFIAIDASDPENSLSTTDNLLGTDIMFITAFIVAFLFNWIGFLMLTCFCHTIAARYGALSGFGLSLAKWTLIVKHSTDLASHENSWLWWLICAFGFLISIRALIQYVSIKRSWRLLSASAQERLLFFY
- the LOC108028601 gene encoding protein spitz, coding for MRVQDLPLAIALIGACLPLTAACSSRAIAKPRPTAAPILPPDNVELSTTPRPNVTFPIFACPPTYAAWYCLNDATCFTVEIHNEILYNCECALGFMGPRCEYKEIDGSYLPTRNRVMLEKASIVSGATLALLFMAMCCVVLYLRHEKLQKQKLHDSTTTTTTDGGCQNEGMDEVDGLRPLRPVRRPFGPCRILTLEEAHLQATASNRPRLCN